The proteins below come from a single Maridesulfovibrio frigidus DSM 17176 genomic window:
- a CDS encoding SurA N-terminal domain-containing protein encodes MKKTIIFLLLTLLLISGCKDKSEEPGIIARVNGKPIYLTQLDYKYDLMHDGSAGFVPSVNQVRSEYGQILGDIIVQELVTQELQERNVPVSDQELKEAEDEVRSDYPEGAFEQILIEEYIDLNSWRRQLRYQLAMDKFFSQILRPEIKIDYKEAEDYYRTHLSDFYISAGYQFIMIKGFSRDLVSKGVELYRKGVSPDKISSRFKQVSVREIWIRNDQLPAGWESFVKELEPGKASPIIAQEREFICLILKEKKSATLLTPLQAYSAVEKVLLEKKLDDKFELWLKKKIAASKIKISKKLLPREQSKEAVQTEDKNAQTE; translated from the coding sequence ATGAAAAAGACAATCATTTTCCTACTATTAACGTTGCTACTGATTTCAGGATGTAAGGACAAAAGCGAAGAACCTGGCATAATTGCACGTGTGAACGGTAAACCCATATATCTTACACAGTTAGATTATAAATATGATCTGATGCATGATGGAAGTGCCGGTTTTGTCCCTTCTGTAAATCAAGTCAGGAGTGAGTATGGGCAAATTCTTGGCGATATAATTGTTCAAGAGCTTGTTACGCAAGAACTTCAGGAGCGTAATGTACCTGTCTCCGATCAGGAACTGAAAGAAGCGGAAGATGAAGTTCGCTCGGATTACCCAGAAGGAGCTTTCGAGCAAATTTTAATTGAGGAATACATTGACCTTAATTCGTGGCGCAGACAGCTCAGATACCAACTGGCAATGGATAAGTTTTTCAGCCAGATTCTTCGCCCCGAAATCAAAATTGACTACAAAGAAGCGGAAGATTACTACCGCACACACTTATCTGACTTTTACATATCAGCCGGATATCAATTCATAATGATTAAAGGATTTAGTCGTGATTTAGTTTCCAAGGGTGTAGAATTATACAGAAAAGGTGTTTCCCCTGATAAAATATCTAGCCGTTTCAAACAGGTGTCCGTCAGAGAGATATGGATTAGAAACGATCAACTTCCTGCTGGGTGGGAATCGTTTGTTAAAGAATTAGAACCAGGCAAAGCAAGTCCTATTATAGCTCAGGAAAGAGAATTTATCTGTTTGATACTTAAAGAAAAGAAAAGCGCAACCTTACTAACACCACTTCAAGCATACTCTGCTGTTGAAAAAGTTCTGCTTGAAAAAAAATTAGATGACAAGTTTGAATTGTGGTTGAAGAAAAAAATAGCTGCTTCAAAAATAAAAATCAGCAAAAAGTTACTACCCAGAGAGCAGAGCAAAGAAGCCGTTCAAACCGAAGATAAAAATGCACAAACAGAGTAA
- a CDS encoding SurA N-terminal domain-containing protein → MKRIVISFLIALACFTGSFAKAEEKVVDGVVAVVNGDIVTMYEMNAKMAPILKQFSGKSLSAVEQEQVKNIRAQILHRFINEMIIDQEAKKLKVTVSDKDIEGEVNRIKSSSNLDDEEFNRQLKLQKTTLEEFKDGLRKDIRKHRLLSFKVKNKVVVTEEEIKAVWNSTKVQEAEENQSVHLKLILFPSDISAEKIREEIISGEITFEEAADKYTAGPGAGSGGDLGVLEWGDLAKTWHDALTGLKVGDISQPFEVQTSLALLKLDSYAKNEEDTFAENRDEIYDRLYREKQDAVFADYIKKLREKAVIQIK, encoded by the coding sequence TTGAAGCGTATAGTTATTAGTTTTTTAATCGCTTTAGCCTGTTTTACAGGTTCTTTTGCGAAAGCAGAAGAAAAAGTTGTAGACGGCGTTGTCGCTGTTGTTAATGGCGACATCGTTACAATGTATGAGATGAACGCTAAAATGGCTCCTATTTTGAAACAATTTAGCGGAAAGAGTCTTTCTGCAGTTGAACAAGAACAGGTTAAGAACATTAGGGCGCAAATACTTCATCGTTTTATTAATGAGATGATTATTGATCAGGAAGCTAAAAAGCTAAAAGTTACTGTTTCAGATAAAGATATTGAAGGTGAAGTTAATCGAATTAAAAGCTCCAGCAATCTTGATGATGAGGAGTTCAACCGTCAGCTGAAACTGCAAAAAACAACTCTCGAAGAATTTAAAGATGGATTGCGCAAAGACATTCGTAAACACAGACTTCTTTCCTTCAAAGTCAAAAACAAAGTTGTTGTTACCGAGGAAGAAATTAAGGCCGTATGGAACAGCACTAAAGTTCAAGAGGCTGAAGAAAATCAAAGTGTTCATCTGAAATTAATTCTTTTCCCCTCAGATATTTCAGCAGAAAAAATCAGAGAAGAAATCATTTCAGGTGAAATCACATTTGAAGAAGCGGCAGATAAGTATACGGCCGGCCCCGGTGCTGGATCAGGTGGAGATCTTGGAGTGTTAGAATGGGGAGATCTCGCAAAAACCTGGCACGACGCCTTAACCGGACTTAAGGTTGGTGACATAAGTCAGCCATTTGAAGTTCAAACTTCATTAGCGCTGCTTAAACTTGATTCATATGCAAAAAATGAAGAAGACACTTTTGCCGAAAATAGAGATGAGATTTATGATCGTCTTTACCGGGAAAAGCAAGACGCTGTCTTTGCTGATTATATAAAAAAACTTAGAGAAAAAGCGGTAATTCAAATTAAGTAA
- a CDS encoding helix-turn-helix domain-containing protein produces the protein MDLKELGSRLKAERERQGFTIEQIMELTKISRVNVYAIEDGNKKDFPHPVYAKGFIKNYAKVLGLNSEEIGEEFSKFYSVDEEPEESLQNSFDQNNSAQKDYSVKSSRSSFASILMILVLIGVLAGFIYYLHDNALLDFGKTDQVEVVVEEAPEVATNSEADSEELEVVVETQAEESEQEAATEAQAVEEVKAEEVVIVPEEEATTTPVAQVQGNNVVITAKPNQACWLKVSIDGKSSEYVLNKSQSLLLSYDKSLKIKFGNGGGVDVTYNGKPFVFNAVEGKVKTVDFPVSE, from the coding sequence ATGGATTTAAAAGAGCTTGGTTCCCGACTAAAAGCGGAAAGAGAACGTCAAGGATTTACCATAGAACAGATCATGGAGCTTACTAAAATTAGCCGAGTGAATGTATATGCTATTGAAGATGGCAATAAAAAAGATTTTCCTCACCCGGTGTACGCTAAAGGTTTTATAAAGAACTATGCGAAAGTTCTAGGCCTTAATTCTGAAGAAATCGGTGAAGAATTTTCGAAATTTTATTCTGTCGATGAAGAGCCTGAAGAAAGTTTGCAAAACAGCTTTGATCAGAACAACTCAGCACAAAAAGATTATTCAGTAAAATCGAGTAGATCTTCATTTGCATCTATATTGATGATTTTAGTTTTGATTGGAGTTTTAGCAGGATTTATTTATTACCTGCACGACAATGCTTTACTCGATTTTGGTAAGACCGATCAGGTTGAAGTTGTAGTTGAAGAAGCTCCCGAGGTTGCAACTAATTCTGAAGCGGATAGTGAGGAGCTTGAAGTTGTAGTTGAAACTCAAGCCGAGGAGTCAGAACAGGAAGCTGCTACTGAAGCTCAGGCTGTCGAGGAAGTTAAAGCTGAAGAAGTCGTAATAGTTCCTGAAGAGGAAGCGACTACAACTCCTGTAGCACAAGTACAGGGAAATAATGTAGTAATTACAGCAAAGCCAAATCAGGCTTGCTGGCTTAAAGTTTCAATTGATGGCAAAAGCAGTGAGTATGTTCTTAACAAATCACAATCACTGCTGCTTTCATACGACAAAAGCTTAAAGATAAAATTTGGTAATGGCGGCGGAGTTGATGTTACATACAACGGCAAACCTTTCGTTTTCAATGCTGTTGAAGGTAAAGTAAAAACTGTTGATTTCCCTGTTTCTGAATAG
- the recO gene encoding DNA repair protein RecO, whose protein sequence is METTEKVLILKTGKFKENDLWVRFLSASRGVQTAFAFGGSRSRKRFGGCLEPFSMVLFKIESNKTGAYQVLKEGSLMKSYPGIRTDIRKMGLAANCLKFIESAGTEKESSRRVYDLLSATLDAIEESEPDDFFPLFFRAKVAFEQGYNPDFTICSLCGKPLFSSRPVVFDVEKGGIICSDCDSGRRGNTVSSGTIRTLAWIQDTGPANWMSLNIPYEIRQECFAVMDRFMAYHMGLVWEGSSYRKI, encoded by the coding sequence ATGGAAACAACAGAAAAAGTTTTAATTCTTAAAACAGGAAAATTTAAAGAAAATGACCTCTGGGTGAGATTTTTATCAGCCTCAAGAGGTGTGCAAACAGCTTTCGCATTTGGCGGCAGTAGAAGCCGGAAAAGATTCGGTGGCTGTTTAGAACCTTTCTCGATGGTTCTCTTCAAAATTGAAAGCAATAAGACTGGAGCATATCAGGTCCTTAAAGAAGGAAGCCTGATGAAAAGTTATCCCGGAATACGAACAGATATTCGTAAAATGGGGCTTGCGGCAAATTGTTTAAAATTTATTGAATCAGCTGGAACAGAGAAAGAAAGTAGTCGCAGAGTATATGATCTTTTATCTGCAACTCTTGATGCTATTGAAGAGTCAGAGCCTGATGATTTTTTCCCGTTATTTTTTAGAGCGAAGGTTGCATTCGAACAAGGGTACAATCCAGACTTTACAATTTGCTCACTATGCGGCAAACCTCTTTTCAGCTCTCGTCCTGTAGTATTTGATGTGGAAAAGGGTGGTATAATCTGCTCTGACTGCGATAGCGGCAGGCGAGGGAACACTGTCAGCTCCGGAACGATTCGTACGCTGGCATGGATTCAGGATACCGGGCCTGCGAACTGGATGTCTCTGAACATCCCATATGAAATCAGGCAGGAATGCTTTGCAGTCATGGACAGATTCATGGCTTATCATATGGGCCTAGTTTGGGAAGGAAGTAGTTATAGAAAAATTTAG
- the glyQ gene encoding glycine--tRNA ligase subunit alpha, with amino-acid sequence MNFQNVILTLQNFWSDYGCCLVQPLDIEVGAGTFNPSTFFRVIGPEPWDAAYVEPCRRPTDGRYGENPNRLQHYFQFQVVLKPSPDNVQDLYLKSLEALGIDQAAHDIRFVEDDWESPTLGAWGLGWEVWLNGMEVTQFTYFQQCGGIDLSPVTVEITYGLERISMYLQGVESVYDLMWNDKITYGQIFHQNEIENSKYNFELSDSAMLLDLFNKYEAESLRLCEEGLPRPAYDYCLKCSHTFNMLDARGAISITERATYIGRVRTLASAAAKLYSEERAEMNYPMLEND; translated from the coding sequence ATGAATTTTCAGAATGTTATACTTACGTTACAGAACTTTTGGTCTGATTACGGTTGTTGTTTGGTTCAGCCCCTAGATATTGAAGTAGGTGCCGGAACATTCAACCCATCAACCTTTTTCAGAGTGATCGGTCCTGAACCTTGGGATGCTGCTTATGTCGAACCTTGCCGTCGTCCTACAGATGGACGCTATGGTGAAAACCCGAATAGGCTTCAGCATTATTTCCAGTTTCAGGTTGTCTTAAAACCATCTCCTGACAATGTTCAGGACCTATACCTCAAGAGCCTTGAAGCCCTTGGGATAGACCAGGCAGCTCACGACATCCGCTTTGTCGAAGATGACTGGGAATCTCCAACACTGGGTGCTTGGGGGCTAGGCTGGGAAGTTTGGCTTAATGGAATGGAAGTAACTCAGTTTACCTACTTTCAACAGTGTGGGGGGATAGACCTCAGCCCTGTCACCGTCGAAATAACATACGGACTCGAAAGAATTAGTATGTATTTACAAGGTGTAGAATCAGTCTACGACCTGATGTGGAATGATAAGATTACGTACGGTCAGATCTTCCATCAGAACGAAATTGAGAATTCCAAATATAATTTTGAACTCAGTGATTCGGCCATGCTTCTTGACCTTTTCAATAAGTATGAAGCTGAAAGTTTGAGACTGTGCGAAGAAGGACTTCCTCGCCCTGCATATGACTACTGTCTAAAATGCTCTCATACATTCAATATGCTTGATGCTCGCGGCGCAATATCCATTACCGAGCGTGCAACTTATATAGGCAGAGTGCGTACTTTGGCTTCAGCGGCGGCAAAACTTTACTCAGAAGAACGCGCTGAAATGAACTACCCCATGCTTGAAAACGATTAA
- the glyS gene encoding glycine--tRNA ligase subunit beta produces MADFILEIGIEEMPARFVPRLGEDIKNIFSSLLSENMIDSASVEAFATPRRLTVSVKDIALDQKKVEEEVSGPPARIAYDADGKPTKACDGFVKSQGITLEDIYIIETPKGDYLGAKKTVGGAKTVDILPEICLTAIKKLSFPKKMKWGSLDFTFGRPLRWLLCLCGETVIDFELAELSSGRLTYGHRVMGPGPFEVPTASDYFKIIDEKCSIVISPEKRGELVQEEGNKLASELNGSVVWKDSLLQEVSNLVELPMPIIGNFDESFLELPKEVLLTSMESHQKCFGIQKEDGGLLPHFLCTLNLVPKEIELVRKGWEKVLKARLEDGRFFWAKDLDTEFSVWLEKLENVVFLGPLGTMGDKSRRMERLAALIAGKVDPDMQTEMARAGRIAKADLVSEMVNEFDKLQGLMGGIYAAKRGEDEVVCKAISEQYLPAGPESPVPSTLGGAIISMTDKADTLVGCFGLNKIPTGANDAYALRRAALGIIRMILEYGLSVDILEILDIAYEGYSKEIKWKLEKAEILEKLGDFISSRLRAYFTGQGYKTRVVDAALGAGFRDVTALKARVEALSEFAKEDGFEQAVLTFKRASNIIKKQGSEAGLVLTGGYEVAKLIEPQEKDLATKLDDTAARFEELWNNDDFTNLFGILGELRPFVDDFFDNVMVISEDETLKINRLNLLQALVDRLSRLADFGALQV; encoded by the coding sequence ATGGCCGATTTTATACTTGAAATAGGTATTGAAGAGATGCCCGCCCGCTTCGTTCCACGTTTGGGTGAGGATATTAAAAATATATTCAGCAGTCTGCTTAGCGAAAATATGATTGACTCTGCGTCAGTTGAAGCTTTTGCAACACCCCGCAGACTTACTGTATCTGTAAAAGACATAGCTCTTGATCAGAAAAAAGTTGAAGAGGAAGTCTCTGGTCCTCCGGCAAGAATAGCTTACGATGCTGACGGAAAGCCAACCAAAGCTTGTGATGGTTTCGTAAAATCGCAAGGGATTACTCTTGAAGATATTTATATCATTGAGACCCCTAAAGGTGATTATCTCGGAGCTAAAAAGACTGTCGGTGGAGCTAAAACAGTAGATATTCTTCCAGAAATTTGCCTAACAGCAATTAAAAAGCTTTCATTCCCTAAAAAGATGAAGTGGGGCAGCCTAGACTTCACTTTCGGTCGTCCGCTGCGCTGGCTGCTTTGCCTATGCGGTGAGACCGTTATTGACTTTGAACTGGCTGAGCTATCTTCTGGACGCCTGACATACGGTCACCGTGTTATGGGTCCCGGACCATTTGAAGTTCCGACAGCTTCAGATTATTTCAAAATAATTGATGAAAAATGCTCTATTGTCATTTCCCCCGAAAAACGCGGTGAATTGGTACAAGAAGAGGGCAACAAACTTGCTTCTGAGCTTAACGGTTCAGTTGTATGGAAAGACAGCCTCCTTCAGGAAGTCAGCAATCTTGTTGAACTCCCCATGCCTATCATCGGCAATTTTGATGAATCCTTTCTCGAACTTCCAAAAGAAGTTCTGCTTACAAGCATGGAAAGCCATCAGAAATGTTTCGGTATTCAGAAAGAAGACGGCGGCTTGCTTCCGCACTTCCTCTGTACTTTGAACCTTGTTCCTAAAGAAATAGAACTAGTTCGTAAGGGCTGGGAGAAAGTTCTTAAAGCAAGACTTGAAGATGGTCGCTTTTTCTGGGCTAAAGACCTTGATACCGAATTCAGTGTCTGGCTTGAGAAGCTTGAAAATGTTGTATTCCTTGGACCTCTTGGAACCATGGGTGACAAATCCCGCAGGATGGAACGCTTAGCCGCTCTGATAGCAGGAAAAGTTGACCCGGACATGCAGACCGAAATGGCCAGAGCAGGCAGAATTGCCAAAGCTGACCTTGTTTCTGAAATGGTTAATGAATTTGACAAACTACAAGGCCTTATGGGCGGTATCTACGCAGCTAAACGCGGCGAAGACGAAGTTGTCTGCAAAGCTATCAGCGAGCAGTATCTTCCAGCCGGACCAGAAAGCCCTGTTCCTTCCACCCTCGGTGGAGCTATAATTTCCATGACTGATAAAGCTGATACGCTCGTCGGCTGCTTTGGTCTAAATAAAATACCTACCGGTGCTAACGACGCCTACGCTCTCAGGCGCGCAGCCCTTGGTATTATCCGGATGATCCTGGAATACGGATTAAGCGTCGACATCCTCGAAATACTCGACATTGCTTATGAAGGTTATTCTAAGGAAATTAAATGGAAGCTTGAAAAAGCTGAGATTCTTGAAAAGCTTGGAGATTTCATTTCCAGCAGACTCCGTGCCTACTTTACTGGGCAGGGATATAAAACAAGAGTCGTTGACGCTGCTTTGGGTGCCGGATTCAGAGACGTAACTGCACTTAAAGCTAGAGTTGAAGCTTTATCTGAATTTGCGAAAGAAGATGGATTCGAACAGGCGGTGCTTACTTTTAAGCGAGCATCCAACATTATCAAAAAGCAGGGTAGTGAAGCAGGTCTGGTTTTAACTGGTGGTTACGAAGTTGCAAAACTTATAGAACCACAGGAAAAAGATCTTGCTACCAAACTCGATGATACTGCGGCCCGTTTCGAAGAACTTTGGAATAATGACGACTTCACGAATCTCTTTGGAATTCTTGGAGAATTAAGACCATTCGTGGATGACTTTTTTGATAATGTCATGGTCATCAGCGAAGATGAAACATTAAAAATTAATAGGCTTAATCTGCTCCAAGCTCTAGTCGATAGATTGAGCAGACTGGCCGATTTCGGCGCGCTACAGGTTTAA
- the rpsT gene encoding 30S ribosomal protein S20, protein MANHKSALKRHRQSLVRQSRNNMVRTRIKNVVKDVRAAVEANDTELASATLRKATATLDAAATKKVIHARCAARRISRLHAAVNKMA, encoded by the coding sequence TTGGCTAATCATAAATCAGCACTCAAAAGACACCGTCAGAGCCTCGTTCGTCAGTCACGCAACAACATGGTACGTACTCGTATCAAAAATGTTGTAAAAGATGTTCGTGCAGCAGTAGAAGCTAACGACACTGAGCTTGCTTCAGCAACTCTTCGTAAAGCTACAGCAACTCTCGACGCAGCAGCTACAAAGAAAGTAATCCACGCACGTTGTGCAGCACGTAGGATCTCTCGTCTTCACGCTGCAGTCAACAAGATGGCGTAA